The window GGAAGTGATCCATCCAAAGCATCTTCTATTGACGGGCAACCTTTCATTTAATGACAAAATCTATTTTGTCACCATCTCAAGAAGAAAAATTAcactaaacatatattttttttcttcaattttcacAAGTTGTTATGCAATTTCACATTAAAGTATCCGAACTAACTCAAATATACTCTAATTGGTTCACCTATTAAAGTCAATTCAATTCAACCGATCCAATTAGACCTTTCTATTTTGATAACTAAGCGTTTGTTTGTTTTCCAAATTAAAAGTGTATTCATAAGATTGTAATATCTCTATGTTtgttataagttttttaaaaatattttcgagTAATATTGATATATGTgaatgtcaaattttttttatttaacatgttTTCCTCCATTTCTATTTTCACGGAGATGAATGGGTAAGTAATATTCCCATGAgcatatgaaaatttaatttaccaatatatatgtaactttttttatttaaaagattttaaattttaaataatattctaaaaaatattaaaatacaatcaaacatattcttttaaaatatccaAGAAGAATATTATCATGTTATATTGCTGAGAATAATAacatttcagaaaaaaaaaaacatggaacaaacactccttttttttaGTTCAACATTATTATAGAGTTATGGTGACAAAATGACtagaataaaatcatttaattcaaaataactaaGAAGAAAATCACATGAGGCTACAACAAAAACCCCTTTGTGATAACTACGTGGGGGGACACGATGAGGCTTTGACCATAAAGCTTGTTTTATTGACGGTTCAAAGGTAATGCTAACAAGCcaaagtcatttttttatccaatgAAAGTTATCACATCATATTGATTATCGATGTTCTATTTGTAATATTTCTGACTTAGGAGGCAAGtcatacatataaattattgtcattttaatttttcaatgcaaTATTTATTATCCATTTCAATTTATACCCTTAATGTTGCATTATTTCTAAcaagaaaagattaaaactaataaaattaattttgtaaaatcaatattctcatattcatttattagttttgtttgatctctgtaaaaaaaaatcaacaacgaTAATTATAATTGGTAGGAGGGATTAATACTTatgaattttaagataataaaaatatcttcaaaAATTAACatcttataagaaaataaattattggataatttttttttctaatttggtaaaaaatatttcctttattttaggttcaatttagaccatttattaaacaaaaacaaattattggtATACAAAAAATGCATAAGCCTGACCAACCCAACTCTTAAACTTTTGATCTTATaggatctattttttttttatccataaaaattgaacacaccactaaaaaatttaaaatgtaatctCTTAGTGATAGCAagaattcaaaaaatttaatatattaaaaattcaaaacatcaattttttttttttaccaaagatCCCGaataaaaatcaatcatttAATTGAGACCTCAAACAtacttcaactttttttttataagtagaaTATGACTAATTTTAAAGACTACAAGACATGGCTAGATTATACTATATGGGCTATATACCACATGgacatgattatttttatattttattcataaaaatcaaacacgtacaataatttataataactcgCCTTACTCTATCATTAGAAACGTGGATATGAGAACATGGTGTTTGTGCATGTGtggattttttttagtagaatatgacaaattttaaacattacAAGAAATGACATATGATACCCTTTTTGTTACAAACGAAACAGACGATTGTGTCGCTTGTgtgtttttagggtttttaaaCATTGTGCTTGAACTTTCCCCATGGCCGCCCCATTTGCCAATTTTTTTCCATACTGCTTATaacctttttaaaattattagctTAATGAAAGGCCTAACTCTAAAGATTTCAGATATGGATGGCCTATCTCTAAATAGATTAATCGGCTATCGtggaaacaaacaaaattacaaactaTGATGAAAACAAGTTGAACTAGGACCTGAAACTATTATTTATTACCTGATGAGACCTACATTCTGCATTTAATAATACCTAATAACATACACAAAAGTACAAGGGGCAGTGGCGGCATTCTACAATCTCACCGCTCATAACAATACCCCCCCTCCCCCTCTCATATAGCACCTAATACAATATATATGGATTCAAGAGAGGAGTAAAGAAAGAATATACACAAAATTGGATCCTAGGAGTCAGGTTGCTCTGATTTCAATGGTGCACCTGATGATGAAGCACAGCTTCCATTCTGCAGATAGAGGCTGTTTGCAACCATAGAGTCACTCACCAACCCGATATCAACATCATCAAAGTTGAGGGGACCTCTCACCTTCCGGTTGCTAAAACATGGAATCAAACACGAATAAACAAGGTTGTCACCtttcaataatataaatgaGATTCAAATGTTTAAGGCATGGAGAAAAGCATACCCATTCAAACGGTTATTGATGGCGGTCAGGTCTTTTGACGGGCTCTGATATGCATGAGTGCTCTCCCCAACACATGCATAATAGCTTTTTGAGCTGTGTGATATTAGAGCCTCCATCTGTACACACATAACTAATGAATACACTTGTgtttcataaaagaaaatagaagattttGTTCTCTTATCTACTAGAGATTGTATCAgtatgcaaattacaaaatacaGCCATCTATGAAAAAGAACAAATCGAACACTACAGTCCTCACAAGCAtgcttcttccttttccaaaatAAGGTCACATGATTGTTATGCACTAACTAGTTATGGAAACTGGGAAATCATCCAGTTCGAAGAAGAAATCTAAATGAATAAATTAGTACCTTGGACGATCGTAATGGAGAGACATATACGTTATGTGTGGCTGACACTTTTTTTGGAGACATATCAGGAAGGGTTGGGAAAGGTGATATTTTAGGAGACCCTGGACATTGAGCTAAATGGCCTGAAAAGAGAAAGACCACACAAGTCAATGGATCACAAGATTGGCATAACAATGGAAGTCGGGTAAGCAATTGAAAGTAACTTTACTAATAAGCAAGTAccatcatttttattaatttcaggTATTCGGTCGCTTTTTGTAGTTGGTCCAGCAGGGCCAAGTTCAACAAGCAGTGGCTTTACAGAAGGAATGAATATTTCATTGTAAAAGGTAATTATGTCAATATGCTCCTGTCCTGTTCTCTGTTTTCATTAAGATCAGTTATGAGGTCACAATTGTTGGATAAGTTTAACAAAAGCATTGAATTTGGACCTTCAGTTACATACCCCATTTCGGCGAGCCAATGACCAATCAACAAATACACTACGAAAAACTTGTGGTTTGCAGTGTGGTTGCTTTCTGTAGTTGTATACGATCTCCTTAAAAGTTAGGTTGAGTTGTGAAATCTGCACACATAATAGAATGAGAAAAAGGTAATAGTAGGAAAAACAATTACACTCAAAAGTTTCTAAGCAAAAGTGAAACCTTTGCAACTCCATAGAAACAACACAAGATGATTTGGTCAATATGACGGTTGAAAAAGAGAGATGTCCACTGATTAAGGATCCGCTGGAAAAGAGAATATACATTCTCCCTTATCTGCTGAGATAACTGTAGCCTTTCAACCATGCCACTTATTCTGACTGCTCCCAACTTAATGATCTAGTAAACACAGAAAGTATACACAAGCTGAAATgcttaaaaatgatataatgaagaaacaaaatcattaaATCTTAAACAGATGAACCAGAAAAGCTGCCCCATCAGCATGAAATAGCTCAAATGGAAGTGGTGTAACAGTTAATTTCCAAAAGGCAAAGTAAAATTTCAATATCGAAGTTCAACATTTAGATCCAGTTGTTCCTGAAAATACACAACGGTCACAAACTTGGAGCTTTAAAATAGCAAGTAGAAGTTTTGCCAAATTGAATAAATAGAGAACAGCACATATACACAGTTGCACACAAAAAGTGGTTTCCTTTGAatccacaaaaataaaaggtaaagATAGTTATCAAATTAACCCTAGTTTTAATATGGCATAACAGTGTTATGCAATACCTTgccaaaaaaaatgttgatccCAGTTTCTGCACATGTTTCCCCTCCACCTCCTGGATTTGGCTTTGTTGGGCTGCATTGGATAAACATTCAAAACAAAGCACCAAAAGAAAACAGTAAAGTggctaaaaattgaaataacgaaaatttacatatatagatACTTCCAGATCATCCTTGTTATACCTGGCAAATGCTGACTGCAAAGGAGGTGGGGGTAGTTTTGACTTAAGGCTGTTAAAGGGAAGAAGGCGATCTTTCACTGGTGAAGTGAAAGAATTTCTTTCCATTAAAACATTTCGCTTTGGTGATCTGATATCCCCATTCTGATCtgaaattgattaattaaaagatgttactcAAGCTGAAAAGTATGCATTTTCATCTTGGGATCTTTGAGGAAGAGGTATGTAGGAAGGGCAGAGGAGAAACAATTTTATGTATCATATAGATAACCATGACAATAACTCTATGGAAAGAAGCACAAAGAAATATATGAAAACTTAGAAAACATGACTTTAAGTCTTCAAGTTCGAACTAAAAGGAGAGAACCATTACTTGAAGAGCTTTCAAGTTTGGGCAAGGTAGGCACTGGCGGCAGTCCTCCACAAGAGAAGTTAATATGCATTGCAATTTCATCCAATGATGGCATTGGTTCAGCTAACAGTCCAAGACGATTTATCTCTGCAGAAAGGGAAGGTCTGGCAACTGCCAAAGAGTTATACATTGAAGAACCCTTTTCCCATACCATGCTCTCCAAAAGACGTTCTTCCAATGAATTCAGATGTCTTCTCAATTCTCTTGGGAGAGATTCTTCATGTCTAATGAAACTTTCAATCACCTTGCTAAGATCAAAGGCTGTAATTCCAGTCCTCTCTAGTACTGCAGGGAACAACATTGTTACAGTCTTGTGAGTTGCCAGGACTAACTCTGCAGAACATGCAAGCATACACCGATGGAACCTCTCATTGGTAAGTAGAGAGGTTAAATTAGTTGCATGAAGTACTTGGGCTTCTGCTCTGCACATTGCTTCCAATACCCTGTAGTATAACTTCAGTGCTTCCAGTCTTCGTTGTTCGGCCCATATATTGTCCATAAGGTTTGCACTTTGCAGGCTTCCAGTTACACATCGTTCTCCGAGAGGACTACTAGGAAATATAGCCTGCAATATAATCTGTGCTCTGCGAACCACATCACTTGTAGCATCTCTATCACATGATGTCAAAAATCGTTCCAGCTCTGGCGAGGGCTTTGATGGAAGTGGAGAAATGACAGTTCGAAGCCACTTCGCAGTAGTCATTGCTGTGCTTACAGGGGTGGCCGCCATCTTTGAGTTTGCACTACCTGGGATGCCATTAGCATGTGATGCGGGGGAGCGGTGTGGTGAGAGTGGACTTGTAATGGTCTTAGCAGGTGATGCCattgaatcaaatttcctctAGCGTACAATAACAGACAATTTTAGGTGTTATCTTACACAAGATAGAACAAAATTCCAATTGAACATACCTTTACACCACCAGCTGAAACAGAACCTCCAGATAAGCTTACTGAAGCTAATAGACTGTCATCCTCATTAATGAATAACCTTTCATCCAATTCACTCTTGTTGCGAATCATGTAATCATAATCTTTTTCTAACATACTTAGACTAGAAGGTAGAGACGATTCTTCCATCAGGTCTTTAAAATAGGTCAAACCATCTACAAACAAAGGGATAATAAACATCAGTTAGAGAGATCAAGTATTCCTGatgcataaataataataacacaatgAAAATGAACCTTTATCGATATTCTCTAGGTTTTCGGTTTCACATTCAGATGCCAAGCAAGGCTGCTTCTTCAATATATCTGCTATTACATTATTGGCTTTCTCCATGGTTTTCCTCAACTCATCTTCAGAAGTGTTGTATATGTTGCAAAGTGATGCAA of the Glycine max cultivar Williams 82 chromosome 13, Glycine_max_v4.0, whole genome shotgun sequence genome contains:
- the LOC100777805 gene encoding retinoblastoma-related protein 1 yields the protein MSPPPAESNAMEDGKPENGGDQVESRFFEFCKNGLALEEKSCKEATNLFGETKHILLSNFSSMGNGTSEEAERYWFAFILYSVKKLIQKNDEGEKEDTENTGLSLCRILRATKLNIADFFKELPQFVVKAGPTLSNLYGTDWENRLEAKEMHANAIHLKILSKYYKRVFGEFFVATDTNAEINSPITVHASEYHRFGWLLFLALRVHAFSRFKDLVTCTNGLISILAILIIHVPTRFRNFNIHDSSRFVKKSNKGVDLLASLCNIYNTSEDELRKTMEKANNVIADILKKQPCLASECETENLENIDKDGLTYFKDLMEESSLPSSLSMLEKDYDYMIRNKSELDERLFINEDDSLLASVSLSGGSVSAGGVKRKFDSMASPAKTITSPLSPHRSPASHANGIPGSANSKMAATPVSTAMTTAKWLRTVISPLPSKPSPELERFLTSCDRDATSDVVRRAQIILQAIFPSSPLGERCVTGSLQSANLMDNIWAEQRRLEALKLYYRVLEAMCRAEAQVLHATNLTSLLTNERFHRCMLACSAELVLATHKTVTMLFPAVLERTGITAFDLSKVIESFIRHEESLPRELRRHLNSLEERLLESMVWEKGSSMYNSLAVARPSLSAEINRLGLLAEPMPSLDEIAMHINFSCGGLPPVPTLPKLESSSNQNGDIRSPKRNVLMERNSFTSPVKDRLLPFNSLKSKLPPPPLQSAFASPTKPNPGGGGETCAETGINIFFGKIIKLGAVRISGMVERLQLSQQIRENVYSLFQRILNQWTSLFFNRHIDQIILCCFYGVAKISQLNLTFKEIVYNYRKQPHCKPQVFRSVFVDWSLARRNGRTGQEHIDIITFYNEIFIPSVKPLLVELGPAGPTTKSDRIPEINKNDGHLAQCPGSPKISPFPTLPDMSPKKVSATHNVYVSPLRSSKMEALISHSSKSYYACVGESTHAYQSPSKDLTAINNRLNGNRKVRGPLNFDDVDIGLVSDSMVANSLYLQNGSCASSSGAPLKSEQPDS